From a region of the Salinispira pacifica genome:
- a CDS encoding PilZ domain-containing protein produces the protein MENRRKHTRSNISWPIFQREGENREQIGELLNISLNGLMMNINREADPRLNGHFDLFVCKPHLSESLLEIRGETVWSETSKDGRVWGLSLAEVDEASRKVLGKFIRDDEDLVVELELKR, from the coding sequence ATGGAAAACCGGAGAAAGCATACCAGGAGCAATATCTCCTGGCCCATATTCCAGCGTGAAGGTGAAAACCGGGAGCAGATCGGCGAACTGCTGAATATCTCGCTGAACGGCTTGATGATGAATATCAACCGGGAGGCGGATCCCCGGCTTAACGGCCACTTCGATCTGTTCGTGTGCAAGCCCCATTTATCCGAAAGCCTTCTGGAAATCCGGGGCGAAACAGTCTGGAGCGAAACGTCCAAAGACGGCCGTGTATGGGGCTTGAGTCTGGCGGAAGTTGACGAAGCCAGCAGAAAGGTCCTGGGAAAATTTATCAGGGATGATGAAGATCTGGTGGTGGAGCTTGAACTGAAACGCTGA
- a CDS encoding sterol desaturase family protein: MFAALALLELALPDREAVDGRKQRWPGNLLIILMGNLLLRLIGPLLPYSAALFIEGRSWGFVSLGFMPFWVKVVISVLILDAWIYLQHVLFHRVKFLRPFHRMHHSDTHIDFTTGFRMHPVEILLSALYKSFLVIALGIPAFGVFLFEVILNAASMFSHGNFRISPGFEKQLRKVIITPQMHRTHHSLHADERNSNYGFFLSVWDRIFSTYTHRPRDGQRWMKVGMPGLLTSRVNRIDRMVIEPFLKYPRTEEGDGNFTRPDHVSREDGSNV; encoded by the coding sequence ATGTTTGCAGCCCTGGCTCTTCTGGAGCTGGCCCTCCCGGACCGGGAAGCTGTTGACGGCAGAAAGCAGCGCTGGCCGGGGAATTTGCTGATTATTCTTATGGGCAATCTGCTGCTCAGACTCATTGGACCTCTGCTTCCATACAGTGCGGCACTTTTCATTGAAGGCCGGTCATGGGGGTTTGTGTCTCTTGGTTTCATGCCGTTCTGGGTGAAGGTGGTTATCTCGGTTCTGATTCTGGACGCCTGGATCTATCTTCAGCATGTCCTGTTTCATCGGGTCAAATTTCTCAGACCGTTTCATAGAATGCATCACAGCGATACCCATATTGACTTCACCACAGGTTTTCGCATGCATCCGGTGGAGATTCTGCTCAGCGCTCTGTATAAATCGTTTCTGGTAATTGCCCTGGGAATCCCGGCGTTTGGAGTGTTTCTCTTTGAGGTGATACTCAACGCAGCCTCCATGTTCAGCCACGGGAATTTCCGAATATCGCCGGGGTTTGAAAAGCAGTTGAGAAAAGTGATTATTACTCCCCAGATGCACCGCACCCATCATTCCCTTCATGCCGATGAACGGAACAGTAATTACGGATTTTTTCTATCGGTATGGGACCGGATATTTTCCACCTACACCCACAGGCCCCGGGACGGCCAGCGGTGGATGAAAGTCGGGATGCCCGGGCTTCTGACATCCCGGGTCAACCGCATCGACCGGATGGTCATTGAGCCTTTTCTCAAATATCCCCGAACCGAGGAAGGGGATGGCAATTTTACCCGGCCGGATCATGTTTCCCGGGAGGACGGCAGCAATGTTTGA
- a CDS encoding secondary thiamine-phosphate synthase enzyme YjbQ — translation MILRQEEIQLAPHPRGCHLVTRDILQRLEWMSEFSQGLLHLHIAHTSASLVINENADPEVRVDLESILNHLVPGDLPFLTHTYEGADDMPAHAKAALLGSSVEIPLNGGRPLLGTWQGIYLCEHRNRGGRRKIIATAWGEPRVR, via the coding sequence ATGATTCTCAGACAGGAAGAAATTCAGCTGGCACCCCACCCAAGAGGATGCCATCTGGTTACCCGGGATATCCTCCAGAGACTTGAATGGATGAGCGAATTCTCACAAGGACTGCTGCATCTGCATATCGCACACACATCCGCATCTCTGGTGATCAACGAAAACGCAGATCCGGAGGTTCGGGTGGATCTGGAATCCATCCTGAACCATCTGGTTCCCGGAGACCTTCCATTTCTCACCCACACCTATGAGGGTGCGGACGATATGCCCGCCCATGCCAAGGCCGCCCTTCTGGGTTCCTCGGTGGAGATCCCCCTGAACGGAGGCCGCCCCCTGCTGGGAACCTGGCAGGGCATTTACCTCTGCGAACACCGCAACCGGGGCGGCAGACGGAAAATCATTGCCACCGCATGGGGCGAACCCCGGGTCCGTTAG
- a CDS encoding CDP-alcohol phosphatidyltransferase family protein produces MFDRELREVKDRILSLGTAPFRHVHPISITIFSLAAGLAALYFLVAGHPVSALAFWAANRILDGLDGLVARRYGKQSDAGGFIDIIADFLIYSGIPIALALQLDTPEGFLAAAVLLGSFYLNAAVWMSGSALLEKLRNRDQNRGSTSMIMPRGLIEGFETIVFFTLMMLFPGSFQLLAYLMAALTIIGAFISFVRTLNMLQK; encoded by the coding sequence ATGTTTGACAGGGAACTTCGGGAAGTGAAAGACCGCATACTGTCCCTGGGAACAGCTCCGTTCCGACACGTTCATCCCATCAGCATCACCATATTTTCCCTGGCCGCCGGACTGGCCGCGTTGTACTTCCTTGTCGCGGGACACCCCGTCAGCGCACTGGCATTCTGGGCAGCAAACCGAATTCTGGACGGGCTGGACGGACTGGTTGCAAGAAGGTATGGCAAGCAGAGCGATGCCGGCGGATTCATTGATATTATTGCGGATTTTCTCATATACAGCGGAATTCCCATCGCACTGGCTCTGCAGCTGGATACTCCCGAAGGATTTCTGGCAGCCGCGGTTCTCCTGGGAAGTTTTTATCTGAATGCGGCAGTGTGGATGTCCGGTTCCGCACTCCTTGAAAAACTGCGTAACAGAGATCAAAACCGGGGCAGCACATCCATGATTATGCCCCGGGGATTGATCGAAGGGTTTGAAACCATTGTGTTTTTCACGTTGATGATGCTGTTTCCCGGAAGCTTTCAGCTTCTTGCGTATCTTATGGCCGCTCTCACCATCATTGGAGCGTTTATCAGTTTTGTGCGAACCCTGAATATGCTTCAGAAATAG
- a CDS encoding acyl-CoA dehydrogenase family protein produces MSKASSTSSKSEKTDTTSAPAGETHRVFNQPGPLDPYNAYRADTPLQEWVQRFSARWFEGELHDYGARVGGDLVQAGFHANSNPPVFHSHDRFGHRIDEVRYHDSYHELMKTAIEAMHPALPWAKPQPGSHVARAALAYLHTQADPGSGCPLTMTFASVPALKHQPDIASLWLPKITAPHYNPDNIPYFEKSGVTIGMAMTEKQGGSDVQANTTTARPLGGEGGGKEYAVTGHKWFCSAPMCDAFMVLAHTPASRESGSAGSGRGTLSCFLMPRWKPDGSKNSMFFQRIKNKMGNVSNASGEVEFRDAFAWMIGEPGRGVPTIIQMVSMTRFDCMIGSAAIMRQALSQAFHHTAGRNAFGRNLHQQPLMRNVLADLAVESEAALAVTMRCAHSLDLQQSGEMSPREKKYARLATALGKYWICKRSAGFTAECMESIGGVGVVEDNMLPRLYRESPVNAIWEGSGNIQCLDVLRAIDRDPEVLAVFLGELKHPIGYSAGFDSFLRELEEEFSTAANTKRETLELKARYLTEKLVLAWQASTLIQYGDPHVAEAFVESRIHRTPMQQYGTLPGHIELQPILDRVLNRDQP; encoded by the coding sequence ATGAGTAAAGCTTCCTCCACGTCATCAAAATCTGAAAAAACGGATACCACCTCAGCCCCCGCCGGCGAGACTCACAGGGTATTTAATCAACCCGGTCCCCTGGATCCCTACAATGCATACCGTGCGGACACTCCACTTCAGGAGTGGGTGCAGCGCTTCTCAGCCCGGTGGTTTGAGGGAGAACTTCATGACTACGGGGCCAGAGTCGGCGGCGATCTGGTGCAGGCCGGTTTTCATGCAAACAGCAATCCGCCGGTGTTTCACTCCCATGACAGGTTCGGGCACAGAATCGATGAGGTAAGGTATCATGATTCATACCATGAGCTGATGAAGACGGCGATCGAAGCCATGCATCCCGCTCTGCCCTGGGCAAAGCCCCAACCGGGGTCCCATGTGGCCCGGGCCGCTCTGGCCTACCTTCACACCCAGGCCGATCCAGGTTCCGGCTGCCCCTTGACCATGACCTTCGCCTCGGTGCCCGCATTAAAACATCAGCCGGATATCGCGTCCCTCTGGCTCCCGAAAATCACTGCCCCTCATTACAACCCGGATAACATCCCCTATTTCGAAAAGAGCGGGGTAACCATCGGTATGGCCATGACGGAAAAACAGGGGGGAAGCGACGTTCAGGCCAACACCACCACCGCCCGTCCCCTGGGGGGTGAAGGAGGCGGAAAGGAGTACGCCGTTACCGGTCATAAGTGGTTCTGCAGCGCTCCCATGTGCGATGCCTTCATGGTGCTGGCTCACACCCCGGCATCCCGGGAATCCGGGAGCGCCGGTTCAGGTCGGGGCACTCTCTCCTGTTTTCTCATGCCCCGCTGGAAGCCAGACGGAAGCAAAAACTCAATGTTTTTCCAGCGAATCAAGAACAAGATGGGGAATGTCTCCAATGCTTCCGGCGAAGTGGAATTCCGGGACGCCTTTGCCTGGATGATCGGCGAACCGGGACGGGGGGTGCCCACCATCATCCAGATGGTATCCATGACCCGCTTCGACTGCATGATCGGTTCTGCGGCCATTATGCGGCAGGCCCTCTCCCAGGCGTTTCATCATACCGCAGGTCGGAACGCCTTCGGCAGAAATCTCCACCAACAGCCTCTCATGCGGAACGTACTGGCGGATCTTGCAGTTGAAAGCGAAGCGGCGCTGGCCGTCACCATGCGCTGCGCCCACAGCCTGGACCTGCAGCAGTCGGGAGAGATGTCCCCCCGGGAGAAAAAGTACGCCCGGCTGGCCACAGCCCTGGGCAAGTACTGGATCTGTAAACGCAGCGCCGGCTTCACGGCGGAATGCATGGAGAGCATCGGCGGCGTCGGCGTGGTTGAAGATAACATGCTTCCCCGTCTCTACCGGGAAAGTCCGGTCAATGCCATATGGGAGGGCAGCGGCAACATACAGTGTCTGGATGTACTCAGGGCGATCGACCGTGATCCTGAAGTACTTGCCGTATTTCTCGGAGAACTGAAACATCCGATAGGGTATTCGGCAGGTTTTGACAGCTTTCTCAGAGAACTTGAAGAGGAGTTTTCAACTGCGGCAAATACAAAGAGGGAGACGCTGGAACTGAAAGCCCGGTATTTGACGGAGAAACTGGTTCTGGCCTGGCAGGCTTCCACCCTGATCCAGTACGGAGATCCACATGTGGCCGAAGCCTTTGTTGAGTCCCGGATTCACCGGACGCCCATGCAGCAATACGGAACCCTGCCTGGGCATATTGAGCTCCAGCCCATCCTGGACAGGGTGCTGAACCGTGATCAGCCTTAA
- a CDS encoding mercuric reductase, producing the protein MKNYDVIIIGTGQATGTILPGLLEEGLSIATIESDRVGGSCVNWGCTPTKTLIASSRAAHMISRGEEFGISPGERTTNFSRVMERVNGIRMPATSGFQEWLEESTDFYPGEARFIDPHTVGVNGEQISGSEILIHTGTRARIPDIPGLKDVHWVDNKGILDLKTLPRHLLVLGGSYIGVEFAQAFRRLGSRVTIVQHGERLVPKEDPDISGELQSVLESEGIRILTGTEALSAAPAQDHGLELKVRSPSGQTEVLSADTLLIAVGRLPNSDSLNLKAAGVSSDDRGYISVDDSCRTSVPHIFALGDVNGRGAFTHTSVHDGQVYLSRRAGGDKRIGDRTLIYALYSDPPVARVGLNESMARARGISYRVAGMPMKNIARAKERDETSGKITILVDPGDNSILGATVFGVGGDEIISMLALAVQAKLPYSVLQNTVFPHPTVAELIPFMFDSLSEVISP; encoded by the coding sequence ATGAAAAATTACGATGTAATCATTATCGGAACCGGCCAGGCCACGGGCACCATTCTTCCCGGGCTTCTTGAAGAAGGACTGTCCATCGCCACCATTGAATCGGATCGGGTGGGCGGAAGCTGCGTGAACTGGGGCTGCACCCCGACCAAAACCCTGATCGCCAGTTCCCGTGCCGCTCATATGATCAGCAGAGGCGAAGAGTTCGGCATATCCCCCGGAGAAAGGACCACAAATTTTTCCCGTGTGATGGAACGGGTGAACGGTATCCGAATGCCCGCAACCAGCGGTTTTCAGGAATGGCTGGAAGAGAGCACGGATTTTTATCCCGGGGAGGCCCGGTTCATTGACCCCCACACTGTTGGAGTGAACGGTGAACAGATTTCCGGCAGCGAGATTCTCATTCACACCGGCACCCGCGCCCGGATTCCGGACATCCCCGGACTGAAGGATGTACACTGGGTGGACAACAAAGGGATTCTTGACCTGAAGACCCTTCCCCGGCACCTCCTTGTTCTGGGAGGGTCGTACATCGGCGTTGAGTTTGCCCAGGCTTTCCGCCGTCTGGGGAGCAGGGTGACCATTGTGCAGCACGGAGAACGGCTGGTTCCCAAAGAAGATCCGGATATCAGCGGGGAATTGCAGAGCGTACTTGAATCTGAAGGCATACGCATACTCACCGGCACCGAGGCCCTCTCCGCCGCCCCGGCACAGGATCATGGCCTGGAGCTGAAGGTGCGCAGCCCATCCGGTCAGACTGAAGTTCTCAGCGCAGATACCCTTCTCATCGCCGTGGGCAGACTGCCCAACAGCGACTCGTTGAACCTGAAGGCTGCGGGTGTCAGCAGCGATGACCGGGGGTATATCAGCGTCGATGATTCCTGCCGTACCTCCGTGCCCCATATTTTTGCTCTGGGAGATGTAAACGGCAGAGGCGCGTTCACCCATACTTCGGTTCATGACGGACAGGTGTATCTGTCCCGCCGGGCAGGGGGCGATAAACGCATTGGGGACCGTACGCTGATTTACGCTTTATACAGCGATCCTCCCGTGGCCAGGGTCGGCCTGAACGAATCCATGGCCCGGGCCCGGGGAATTTCCTACCGGGTTGCCGGCATGCCCATGAAGAATATCGCCCGGGCAAAGGAACGGGATGAAACGTCGGGCAAAATCACCATTCTGGTGGATCCGGGCGACAACAGTATTCTCGGAGCGACGGTGTTCGGCGTGGGAGGGGATGAAATCATTTCCATGCTGGCCCTGGCAGTTCAGGCAAAGCTCCCCTACTCGGTCCTTCAAAATACGGTATTTCCCCACCCCACGGTGGCGGAACTGATCCCGTTTATGTTCGACAGCTTGAGCGAAGTAATATCTCCGTGA
- a CDS encoding SRPBCC family protein, translated as MQLSVSVRIQAQAEKVWEIISHIEKKHEVISAVEGIEVLEQGSQDGVGLKWKETRKFNGKTAEEVMWITDAKKPLYINTRAESNGTVYVSRWTIHAHKEHSDLGIEFTATPVNFMSKLMSALLGGKIRKDTSAAFRKDLQDVKAAAENA; from the coding sequence ATGCAGTTATCAGTTAGTGTGCGCATACAAGCACAAGCGGAAAAAGTCTGGGAAATCATTTCACACATAGAAAAAAAGCATGAGGTGATCTCTGCTGTGGAAGGTATAGAAGTATTGGAACAGGGTTCTCAAGACGGTGTGGGCCTGAAATGGAAAGAAACGCGAAAATTCAACGGTAAAACCGCAGAAGAAGTTATGTGGATTACCGATGCAAAAAAGCCGCTGTATATCAATACCAGAGCGGAAAGCAACGGCACCGTGTATGTGTCCCGCTGGACAATTCATGCCCACAAGGAGCACAGCGATCTTGGCATCGAATTCACAGCCACACCGGTGAATTTCATGTCCAAACTGATGAGTGCACTGCTTGGCGGCAAAATCCGGAAAGACACCTCAGCTGCATTCCGGAAGGATCTGCAGGATGTGAAGGCTGCTGCTGAAAACGCCTGA
- a CDS encoding alpha/beta hydrolase family protein, whose product MKSQNVKKLSVKKIVMTAVIAAASLIAVGVLFLWGVAMPVRNLPEPSGAYPVGTIAYDLVDESRMEAYSADRQHRKIRVQLWYPAEQPDGRPKPEDWMIDGPRHTRAIVNTHGFPPFIWDHTRFMKSNSFSGLTPAEDAGPMPVILISHGWEGYRGLHADIAEELASRGFLVAATEHSYGSAGVLFEDGRIVRSSDDVLPDRNQRDSFILEANRLVKTFSRDNAFLLDQLTLVNSGMPHAGPQRLSMFRNRMDIERTGLIGHSTGGGAMVHFALSDPRPDALMAYDAWVEPVASGALERDGYSADEGFALTRTKLDIPALFYRSEDWNGGINDGYLVPFVQAQDGTEVGLQEIAGTTHQQFTALYMYAPVVRWLGMLGEVDPFDFARRLRMETGAFFSDQLLSAAEEQGE is encoded by the coding sequence GTGAAGAGTCAGAATGTGAAGAAATTGAGTGTGAAAAAAATCGTAATGACAGCGGTCATCGCCGCCGCTTCCCTGATAGCCGTGGGCGTCCTGTTTCTCTGGGGCGTTGCAATGCCTGTGCGAAATCTGCCTGAACCCTCGGGAGCGTATCCGGTGGGAACGATTGCCTATGATCTGGTGGATGAAAGCAGAATGGAAGCCTATTCAGCAGATCGGCAGCATCGGAAAATCCGCGTCCAGCTCTGGTATCCCGCCGAACAGCCCGACGGGCGTCCCAAACCCGAAGACTGGATGATCGACGGCCCCCGGCACACCCGGGCCATTGTGAACACCCACGGCTTCCCGCCCTTCATCTGGGACCATACCCGATTCATGAAATCCAACAGCTTTTCCGGGCTCACCCCCGCAGAGGATGCGGGGCCAATGCCGGTGATCCTTATTTCCCACGGCTGGGAGGGATACCGGGGGCTCCATGCAGACATTGCAGAAGAGCTTGCCAGCCGGGGGTTCCTGGTGGCCGCAACCGAGCACAGCTACGGCAGTGCAGGGGTTCTCTTTGAAGACGGCCGCATAGTGCGCTCTTCGGATGATGTACTGCCGGACCGGAATCAGCGGGACAGCTTTATTCTTGAGGCCAACCGCCTGGTGAAAACATTCAGCCGGGACAATGCCTTTCTTCTGGATCAGCTTACTCTGGTAAACAGCGGCATGCCCCATGCAGGGCCCCAACGGCTTTCCATGTTCCGCAACCGCATGGATATCGAACGTACGGGGCTTATCGGTCATTCCACCGGCGGAGGAGCCATGGTGCATTTTGCCTTGAGCGACCCCCGGCCGGACGCCCTGATGGCCTACGATGCATGGGTTGAACCCGTTGCATCCGGCGCTCTGGAGCGGGACGGCTACAGCGCCGATGAAGGATTTGCTCTGACCCGGACGAAATTGGATATACCGGCACTGTTTTACCGCAGCGAGGACTGGAACGGAGGTATAAACGACGGCTATCTGGTTCCCTTTGTCCAGGCCCAGGATGGCACAGAGGTGGGGCTGCAGGAGATTGCCGGAACAACACATCAGCAGTTCACCGCACTGTATATGTATGCTCCGGTTGTCCGCTGGCTGGGGATGCTTGGAGAAGTGGACCCTTTTGATTTTGCCCGGAGACTGCGCATGGAGACCGGAGCGTTCTTCAGCGATCAGCTTTTGTCCGCCGCTGAAGAGCAGGGGGAGTAA
- a CDS encoding DUF5684 domain-containing protein yields the protein MDPYSSELGAQFGIAGFILMLAVAVFYIVAGWKIFTKAGKPGWAVIIPIYNIVVMLEIVQRPIWWIILFFIPVVNIVISIMLMVDLAKVFGKGTGFALGLIFLGFIFYPVLAFGSATYEGR from the coding sequence ATGGATCCCTATTCTTCAGAATTGGGTGCTCAATTCGGCATTGCAGGATTTATTCTGATGCTTGCGGTTGCCGTGTTCTATATAGTCGCAGGGTGGAAAATCTTCACCAAGGCTGGCAAACCGGGATGGGCGGTGATTATTCCCATTTACAACATCGTGGTAATGCTTGAAATTGTTCAGCGTCCCATCTGGTGGATTATTCTGTTCTTTATACCGGTGGTGAATATTGTAATTTCCATTATGCTGATGGTGGATCTCGCCAAGGTATTCGGGAAAGGCACAGGCTTTGCTCTGGGACTGATATTCCTGGGGTTTATTTTTTATCCCGTTCTGGCCTTCGGTTCCGCCACGTACGAAGGGCGCTGA
- a CDS encoding SDR family NAD(P)-dependent oxidoreductase, with protein MMETVRNSLALVAGGTGYVGEGIVKSLLDRGARVVVPFRNAEKADRLRAAVSPPLLDGLDLQHTVITDQDSMEHLMSYIIETYGRLDIAVASLGGWYYGYSLHRMPMEDWQALLTNNLNSHFMFMKPVMEYFYKVNGGEYVMINGSASEKPVPESGVISVLAGAQKMMGQVLREEAHGTGIQVSTLIPTQPVKTRERMVDNMESWFSAEELGQFICDIVEGSRPRQDSGVYYL; from the coding sequence ATGATGGAAACTGTCAGAAATTCCCTGGCCCTGGTGGCGGGTGGTACCGGATATGTGGGAGAGGGCATTGTAAAAAGCCTTCTTGATAGAGGTGCGCGGGTTGTAGTTCCGTTCCGGAACGCCGAAAAGGCGGACAGGCTCCGAGCGGCGGTTTCACCGCCCCTTCTGGACGGCCTGGATTTGCAGCACACGGTAATCACCGACCAGGACTCCATGGAACATCTCATGAGCTATATTATCGAGACCTATGGCCGCCTCGATATTGCCGTGGCTTCACTGGGCGGATGGTATTACGGCTACAGCCTCCACCGCATGCCCATGGAAGACTGGCAGGCCCTGCTCACCAATAACCTCAACTCCCATTTCATGTTCATGAAACCGGTAATGGAATATTTCTACAAGGTGAACGGCGGCGAATACGTCATGATCAACGGCTCGGCCAGCGAAAAACCGGTACCCGAATCGGGCGTTATTTCTGTGCTGGCAGGGGCTCAGAAGATGATGGGCCAGGTTCTCAGGGAGGAAGCCCACGGGACGGGCATCCAGGTTTCCACCCTCATACCCACCCAGCCGGTGAAAACCCGGGAGAGAATGGTGGATAATATGGAGAGCTGGTTCAGCGCAGAAGAGCTGGGTCAGTTCATCTGCGACATTGTTGAAGGATCCCGGCCCCGGCAGGATTCGGGAGTGTATTACCTATGA